A portion of the Vicinamibacterales bacterium genome contains these proteins:
- a CDS encoding cytochrome c, with protein MRPRAGTRRARSAMALAAGLCALSIAHAQEQGRGRGAAQPPAPPPSILGRLPVVDQAAHDRGRAIWASECITCHGSQARGSESGPNIIRSKTVNYDRFAERAGSVLGPFLKGGHPAQTRKSTVSFTDEEIVALANFLRERVNDTMRQSPLFTVSDILVGDPQAGEAYFKGEGGCAACHTDTTRSLAGIGSRLQPVDLQQRMLFPASGRGGRGAGRAGGPPGASRNAIIVTVTPPQGTPLSGELVEESDFYITLRHSDGPIRVIRRTPNMKVVKVNPLQAHIDLLDRITDKQIHDVVAYLARMK; from the coding sequence ATGCGTCCACGAGCCGGCACCCGCCGCGCCCGATCCGCGATGGCACTGGCGGCCGGGCTCTGCGCGCTCTCGATCGCCCATGCGCAGGAACAGGGGCGCGGGAGAGGAGCGGCGCAGCCGCCGGCTCCGCCTCCCAGCATCCTCGGCCGTCTGCCCGTCGTCGACCAGGCGGCGCACGACCGCGGGCGCGCCATCTGGGCGAGCGAGTGCATCACCTGCCACGGTTCGCAGGCGCGCGGGTCGGAGTCCGGTCCCAATATCATCCGGAGCAAGACGGTCAATTACGATCGGTTCGCCGAGCGCGCCGGCAGCGTGCTCGGGCCGTTCCTCAAAGGCGGCCATCCGGCGCAGACCCGGAAGTCGACCGTGTCGTTCACGGATGAAGAGATCGTCGCGCTCGCCAACTTCCTGCGCGAGCGCGTCAACGACACGATGCGGCAGTCGCCGCTGTTCACCGTCTCCGACATCCTCGTCGGCGACCCGCAGGCAGGTGAGGCCTATTTCAAGGGTGAAGGGGGCTGCGCGGCCTGCCACACCGACACGACGCGCAGCCTCGCCGGGATTGGCAGCCGGCTGCAGCCGGTCGACCTGCAGCAGCGGATGCTGTTTCCGGCGAGCGGCCGCGGCGGGCGCGGCGCCGGGCGCGCCGGCGGACCGCCGGGGGCCAGCCGGAACGCGATCATCGTCACGGTCACGCCGCCGCAGGGCACGCCGCTGTCGGGCGAGCTGGTGGAGGAGAGCGACTTCTACATCACGCTGCGGCATTCCGACGGCCCGATCCGCGTCATCCGCCGCACTCCGAACATGAAGGTGGTCAAGGTCAATCCGCTGCAGGCGCACATCGACCTGCTGGACCGCATCACCGACAAGCAGATTCACGACGTTGTCGCCTACCTGGCGAGGATGAAATGA
- a CDS encoding acido-empty-quinoprotein group A, which yields MRAMRAALIAAALASAALAAQQPPASPVALTADQIENPTTESWPTYNGDYSGRRYSPLLKINTGNVKNLSLAWIYDLPAGGTIKATPLQVGGVLYFTTPNHVYAVEARTGRELWHFNYSRSRGGIQIGNRGVAILNDTVYFVTTDCNLVALDIKTGSEKWAKEFCSLEMMYYGSIAPVVVKDKLILGPSGDDLDVPAYLDARSPETGDLIWRWYVTPQKPGDPGLESWPNLDMAKHGGGMTWQPITYDPELNLIYVTTGNPQPVIAHANRKGANLYTASIVALNADTGKMVWYFQASPHDTHDWDATQTAVIFDGTINGQRRKLIAQASRNGKFFVLDRTDGKAVVSSEYIKTNWSLGHDDQGVPIPNPAKNPQVAGALVTPNQGGATNWFPPSFSPQSGLFYVNATRAFSVWYLYDVSENPMGWGGTDRGGYTEQPQLKAIDYKTGDVRWSIPRYGGNSGLLTTAGNLLFGSAAGGIGAYNATTGEPLWNARVGSSVTNGPITYQLDGLQYVIAGAGNRLVAFVLNQ from the coding sequence ATGAGAGCCATGCGTGCAGCCCTGATTGCAGCCGCGCTCGCCTCGGCGGCGCTGGCGGCGCAGCAGCCGCCGGCTTCGCCGGTCGCGCTGACGGCGGATCAAATCGAGAACCCGACCACCGAGTCGTGGCCGACCTACAACGGCGACTACTCGGGCCGCCGCTACAGTCCGCTGCTCAAGATCAACACCGGGAACGTGAAGAACCTGAGCCTGGCGTGGATCTACGACCTGCCGGCGGGCGGCACGATCAAGGCGACGCCGCTGCAGGTCGGCGGCGTGCTCTACTTCACGACGCCCAATCACGTCTATGCCGTCGAGGCGCGCACCGGCCGCGAGCTGTGGCACTTCAATTACTCGCGCAGCCGCGGCGGCATCCAGATCGGCAATCGCGGGGTGGCCATCCTCAACGACACCGTCTACTTCGTCACCACCGACTGCAATCTCGTCGCGCTCGACATCAAGACGGGCAGCGAGAAGTGGGCGAAGGAGTTCTGCTCGCTCGAGATGATGTATTACGGCTCGATCGCGCCGGTCGTGGTGAAGGACAAGCTGATTCTCGGCCCGAGCGGCGACGATCTCGACGTGCCGGCGTACCTCGACGCCCGCAGCCCGGAGACGGGAGATCTCATCTGGCGCTGGTATGTCACGCCGCAGAAGCCGGGCGATCCCGGCCTCGAGAGCTGGCCGAATCTCGACATGGCGAAGCATGGCGGCGGCATGACCTGGCAGCCGATCACCTACGATCCCGAGCTGAACCTGATCTACGTGACGACCGGCAACCCGCAGCCGGTGATCGCCCACGCGAATCGGAAGGGGGCGAATCTCTACACCGCGTCAATCGTGGCGTTGAACGCCGACACCGGGAAGATGGTCTGGTACTTCCAGGCGTCGCCGCACGACACGCACGACTGGGACGCGACCCAGACCGCGGTGATCTTCGACGGCACGATCAACGGTCAGCGGCGGAAGCTGATCGCGCAGGCCTCGCGCAACGGCAAGTTCTTCGTGCTCGATCGCACCGACGGCAAGGCCGTGGTGTCGAGCGAATACATCAAGACCAACTGGTCGCTCGGCCATGACGACCAGGGAGTGCCGATTCCCAATCCGGCGAAGAACCCGCAGGTCGCCGGCGCGCTGGTGACGCCGAATCAGGGAGGCGCCACCAACTGGTTTCCGCCGAGCTTCAGCCCGCAGTCCGGCCTCTTCTACGTCAACGCCACCCGCGCCTTCAGCGTCTGGTATCTCTACGACGTCAGCGAGAACCCGATGGGGTGGGGGGGCACCGACCGCGGCGGCTATACCGAGCAGCCGCAGCTGAAGGCGATCGACTACAAGACCGGTGACGTGCGCTGGAGCATCCCGCGCTACGGCGGCAACTCCGGCCTGCTCACGACCGCCGGCAATCTGCTGTTCGGGTCGGCCGCCGGCGGCATCGGCGCCTACAACGCGACCACCGGCGAGCCGCTGTGGAACGCCCGCGTCGGCAGTTCCGTCACCAACGGGCCGATCACCTACCAGCTCGATGGCCTGCAGTACGTCATCGCCGGGGCAGGGAATCGACTGGTGGCGTTCGTTCTCAATCAGTGA